The genomic segment ATGTGTTGTGCAATGTGTTTGAAGCATCGGACCGGGTGAGGCTCGAGACCACACCGTCCTGGCTGCTGCAGTGCCACCTGCAGGAATCAAAGAGCACTGCTCGTtgttaatgtactgtatgtttcataAGTGTTTCCCCTGTGGGTCACAAGCCTATCTCTCCAGCTCAAGTTGAACCCCTcgtcatttgaaaaagaaaatatgatttattgataataataatattattattaataataataataataataataataataataataatatctggAATAATGAAAGTTTTCTTGAAAGAACTAGAGAAACACTTCCTGAATATTAGCCAATGACTAGCTTCACACAGTGGGCCTTCCTGTTGTGTGTTCAGAATCTGCTTTCATCAAATGAAAGGAATTtaataactctctctctcctgtctttgcctgctctttccctctctcctcttcctcttcatcactctctctgtctgtctgtcttaaaTTAGAGGGATTAGAAGTGAATGCTGGCCCCCCGGGGGCCAAGGGCCACATTACAAGGACCTGCCCTCGTGTGAATCTCCCAGGAGAAGAGATAATCGTTGGGGATAATGGCAGCTCTGCATGTTAGGGTGGGGTGGTTATGAAAAAGGTCAAACGTGGTATGAAGATTCAGACATGACGGAGATTCTCAGTGTTCGGTCAGGACCTGTTTCAATCTGTTCTGGTGATTATGCGCAAGAAAACTTATTGGTGAGTTTTACTCCAACTTACCATTATACTATACTTGAAAGAGTAACCTTTAAGAGCAGCTCTCAGGTTTGGACctatataaaaatattgtttattcttttaattaATTGACAATTACAAAAATCATGTCATGATTATCATACAGTTGTTGCACGTTATGAGGAAAGTCTGTATAACTGTTCAAATATGTCAATCGTGATATGAATAGtgatgaatatgcaaatattgatgtgcattgtgtgcatgtgcagcacTTCCCGCTGACTGACCTCACAATGtaaaacatcaataaaaacGATTATATTTCTGACATAGTTGTCCTCACCTTACGGAAGCCTCGCTGGACCACTGACGAGGAGCTTCAGCGTTAGTGAGctcattttgaacatttatgTCCGCACTGacctcacattttaaaacagttaacacacactgagacagaagCACACTGTCCAATATGAATAACAAAATTTTAAACACGTGCagtaaaagcaaatatttctcTCAAACACCACAACTTGTGGTGAAATGAATATATTCTCTCAACCAATCGTTACTGtgatcaataaaatacaaaatatagcATCAGTATTAACCAGTTTGTTCTCACTGTCATCTATGCTATGTGCCTATGTTCTTTTCTCCCAAGATGATtatataaaacttttttaaGATGCTCAGTTGAATACAGTTAGGGTTTCATTGATATGATTCTAGTCTGCAGGTCTTTATGTGACATGTAAAACCTGCTCTCCTTACTTTCTTTTGGCTTCTCTGATCCCAGTTTGCAAAGAGCAACACGGAGGAGGAACCTTTTATAGTTGGATAAAGACTGAAGCTGAATGAAGATTTGATcaaagcagcttcacacaggTGCATTACAGATTATTTCTAACAGCTGtgaacagatgttttccttttgttcagCTCAGTTAACCCAAAAGAGTTATGTCTTTGTGTCAGATATGAAGTTTAAGTGCTTTAGTTATAATGTCTTCACTCATTATGAGTGAGTAACGGGCTGATATctgaagtggagacgtgtcgattttaaaggggcagtaagcgattctaaagcaacacacgttttgtaaaaatctgtgaatatttcgcttctgtgtgtgcgccgaaaaacAATGCGGGTTTTttggctcagcccaggctcgGTAAATcgaaacccccaaaaaatggtgcggactgcaccacatgcgagtgcagtttgtaaacatcactcgtcgccaccttaagagacgtggtAGCGGGGaatgctgcagctctgtgtttttggcctagtggttatgCGTCGGACTCGCATTCCGGAGGTCGCGGTTCGCGATCGGCTCGGCAGTAAGCGATGACCGCAAATTTTTTTTCCCGGCACACACAAAAAGCGACAGCTAGAgaaccgtgaggaaatattcgctgatagaatcgcttactgccccttgaaTTCAAGTCTCctaaatgttttcacatgttgTAGTCCGCGTGTCCTTACATTTCAATCATATTAGCTATTAATTAAGATTCTAGAGTAAatatgaccaaaaaaacaacaacttttcctCAGAATCACTGTGCGCTCTTCCTCTGAGAAATACGCTGCACGGCCTTGTGCTGCCGAACACGCCCCCTTAACAGATCGACATCATAACCACCTTTGTAGTACCGTCTAACCCCCGAGGTTCTTGGTTAACCCCCAGTTAAACTCACTTTGTACTACAGGCCTCTGGTCTGTGCACCTTGTAAATAGAAGTGTTTCCCCTACAACtgaatttggggggggggcaatctgCCCCCACAATGGAAGCCCCCAGCCCCCCGAAAGGTcccccaaaaatgtattttaaacataTAATGCCAAACAGAAGTAATTTAAGGTAACTTTCCCTATACATCTCATTCCTCAATCCTGTTGGCTCCTATATAATAGattgtgaaacctaaccccgAACCCTaaccgcccccccaccccaaaaccAGTAAACCCTGGGGGAAAAActgaatagaaaaaatatattgttctgGTAACGCCCCAAAACGTCCTTTGTTCAAGTCGCATTAACACTGCATCATATACAGTGAATCCCTGTAATATTAAAAGGGGAATAGACAATAAATAGTATTTAGTAATAGTAAATAGTAAAAGCAATTGCACATAAAACTCTCATGTTGTACAGTAATATTCAAGACAAGCGTCAGCCTTGATACCTCCGACCCTTCTCTCCTCACTCGGCAGGTGTTCGGAGCACACAGGGCGGTTTCCACGGCTCAGGCTTTGGATTGGAAAAGCCAAGGGGTAAACATGTTAGGTCAACTGAACAGATTGACAACAAATCCAAGCCAAGCCTCGCTGCAGGCGACTGCTTCTttacctaacacacacacacacacacacacacacacacacacacacacacacacacactctgcacgCCCTCTTCCTTCACACATGGCtgcagtgagtgagagagacaccTCCGTGACAGGACCTGTGGTTTTCTGACCCTGTAGTCTGGAGCATTCTCTCCAGGGACAGACtggaagtgctgctgctgctgctgctgctgctgctgctgctgctgctgctgctgctgctgctgctgctgctgctgctgggacgTGTACTAACCAGTTTCTAACAAGGAAAACAGCAACACAGCAAAAATGTGTGAAACACGATATCCCTCAACAGTTTTGGCAAACAGCACTCAtgagacgagagcagacgacgAGGGACGAGTACTTCTCGTGgactccgtctcctcctccatgttcaTCCTCCACAGGGCTCTGCTCTGCTCGGCCTCCGTCTGAACCTGTTcattcactgacactgacacaccaaGAACAGCTGTACAACCTCCTACCACATGTGATATTCATATTGTGGTAACAGTGGAGTTCTTAATTCATTCTGTGCATTCTCGTGGTTTTATTACCGTCAGGTTAGATTTGGGATTCGTGAGGAGGGGGAGTTCATGCCCctgtgcctgaagcctgtattctctggaatgaccagcagaggacgactctattggttgtttctatagaagtctcacttgatttataatgtgaCGAGTTTATGGTCAAAATCCCTGTTGTCAAGTCTTCTTCtatacagcacgatgttcaatttgtacattatggtctcATTCAGAGTCCAATAGATGATAAAGAAGGGTATACACTGGAGTGTGGATACATCGTGactgcagtggacaagctcttaTTCAGACCCACCCCCCTCCTTCATCTGgatccaaaaaaacaagatggtgttGGTCAAAATGCATCACCTTGTCTTATCTCTCCAATTGCActgcaacacacctgccttgtAAGCCTACCGTCTTGTTGCGGTCTTTCTTAAGTatatgatttctctccctgccctTTCATCTTGCTCTTATGAGCGGGTCGCTGTATCTGGATTTCAAGGTGCACTTGAGAGCAGCAGACAGCGACACAGTGCTCGTCCTTTGTCAGTGAATTAACATCAACCTCATGAAGCCCGGTTGTACGGCAACTATTCCACCAACATGATAAAATGGTGGGTAGACGTGACCCTATGTTACGGTTGAGTtgagaagcaaaagaaaaatagagCAGCTCGGCAAACTCCAGGCGCCCTCTAGTGACGCTGCTCCCCTCGTAACTAAGCCACCCAGAATGTCTTGAAGGCACAGTTCACGATCACAACTGTTACAAAGTCATCaatcaccaccagtgtctggacgCCATGGGGGAGTCATCGAAATATTGGTGTCCGTACAGTAGGTTATTTGCAGGATGCCAGAATCAGCGAAACGCCTTTCCAGTGATAGTGGCATCATGGGTAATGTCCATAAATAAGataagaaatatttttcttgcCCTGTCTGTCGACACATTATTTTCATCTGGGTCTCCTACAATTATAACCTTTCGTTTTTCTCAAGACCATCCATCCTGGCCACGTTTGCAATTCTTGTATGGATATCCTGCTACACTACGGACATGATTCATTGCCCCGTTATGGAAACAACCACACAGCTTTTTAATACACTcagtttaatcatttttttgaggctagcgtatatatatatatatatatatatatatatatatatatatgggaacttaacacagtgagacagtttCAACCCTTTGATTTTGGTCCTCCTTTCTCCTGGTGTATTATAAATCCAGATTCTTTGAGAGCTACAAATCCACATCCATGCTCTGCTTTGCTTTACATCCATCATCTAACTGTGTGCTTCATATGTTTTGTTGAGAAACTGGAGCAACGTTATTTTTCTTTGACGAAAGACAAATTGTGTCCATGAGACAGCTCGTGACATACTCACTCACCAGTGAGACCCATCATCACCAGTGACTTTAAAAGCCTTGAATCCACCATTTGCTGATTTATGGTGCTTTTGATTTACTGTGCACTCCCTCAGCCCCCTTCTTCtttcttgtttctgtctctccctgtatTTAAAGTGGAAGTTACAGTTGAAGATTTATTCCGTGTGGGTTCTTTTGAGACCCTCACTTCTGTAAGAGCCAAGTTTTGGGTTAGAATCAGACATCTTAAGTTTGACACCCTCGCCTTTTCGCATTTTGTCCCTGTTTCCACTGCTGTCTATTCTCGGGCTGTGGGTGTATACTCTGCCTTAACAGGGGGAGCTAATCTTATCTGATGCAGGAAACACATTTCAGGGTCTTGAACCAAACAACTGGACAGGAAACGTCTCTAATCTGAGCCGATGGGAAGGACAAACTAGTGGGTTGAAATAGCAGCAGACAGGAGGATACCTTACGAAAAGATCCAATTGGCTGGTTGCttcagctgcagtgtttgtttgtgctggaTCACTCAACACTCGTGGACTTTCTGATGAGCAGAACCTGACACAGAATCCTTCTGCTCCCTGTCACAGGTTCATTAAGtggatttggaaaaaagaaCTGAGTCAAAGAAGCAGAGGATTCTTTTTGCTGGTTTTAGCACCAATGCAGGGTCATCCTATTTCAAAGGTctggatgagaggaaggaagcgCTGTCATTGTCATGGAGTCAGTGAGTTGAACTCCACCTGATCCACAGttttccactgctgctgtttacatttgtgtgtgcgagcaCTGGACCCCAGGAAGAGTCAGCAGCTGACCTGGCAGCAGCAATACTGATCACACGTTTCTAACGCCATGGtttagagaaaacaaatgataaGCTCCAAGTAAAATCCACAATATACttaaaaatcctgctcctcacatAAAAAGCCCTGACTGaccaagctccatcatatcatGAAGAGCTTGTATCATTTACAATTATTAATTGGTATGGATATTATTGCTCCtgttattaattacatttttattaactgttattaatatcattattgtAACAACCaatgttctctcctctcctctgaacTGGTCGAGGGTTAAACATCTAACTGATGATGGCTAAAGAAAAGACCAAGTCCAAATgaaggagcagagaagaagagctgAATAAAGTGCTTAAAGACAATGAAGGTGTTGTTTGTGGTGTTTGGACACTCATGGCTGGTTGGCAGTCATGCATGGACGCAAAACCGAGGTAAATAGATGGAGGAATGCAAAACCAATGAAGCAAGGTGTGGAAAATGAAAGGCGAGATAAGTATGGTTTTGTAAGGTGGAGGAGATGTGTAGTCAGATACGAAGAGGGAATAATAATCTATGAGGAGAGGGGAACAAAGAGAACAATACTCATGTGTGTTCGGTATATGACAAGAGTTGTTGACAGCGTTAAATGATGGGTTGGATTcttacagttttatttctcGCTGATGAGAttaaacacattattttgtatttaaaaaaaactttaactcaAGTTGATCTTGGAtatctttgtttgttgttgtttttttactctttttctgctttgtatTCTTCTACTGTCAGACTTTTCCTCTGAGTGTTTCTCCGCGAGCAGAGGAAAAGGCCCCGGGgctgctcttttgttttcattcttcttaTGGGAAACAAACCATCTAAGCGAAGCACTGAGCCGAACAAAACAATCATTTCACTGTGAACACCCATTATGGAACATTAGTCTGTTATTAACACTGTTCACATGTGCTCTCAGGGAACCGATCccaaagacacatttttgtaaaaatatttgtaaaaaaaaatatttgtaaaaatacaaagtGGGTTAACATCAGCTGTACATTCACTGAGTCTGTACATTCATTGACCTTCTGAAATGCCGTGCAGCTGACTGAGCATTCCATTCAGCTCAGCTTATATATGGTGAGACAATAGTTTCAAAATGGTCCCAAGTGTGTATCATTTCATGTAGAAGTGAAAAGTAGGAGTGAACTAGAAGTGCGTAACTTTTGGTACAAATGCGTGTTTGAAtctacacacaaatacactaagcaatttgtgcacattttcttttttttttacaaatgcacaccAGAATTTTAACTTCAACTTCACAGTTGTACTAATGTTCACTTTGAAATAGCTTCCTGTGAGTACAAATGTCTCAAATATTCGTGACattctttgtatttgtttacagaTTGTTAAATGCGAGTGCACGGATTATACGCACAGATCAGCttacatgtgcatgtgtcacATCAGCTAAACAAAGATTCATAAATGTATGCTGCTCTAACCCTGCGTATAAGTGAAGGTGGAAAACTGAGACATGTTGAATTACAgtgaatttgtgtgtaatttcaagtagggaaatatgtttttctaaaTAGACAGAACAGCTCGTCGCCACTCGATTAttacacatacataaataaatggatatagaaatagaaaaaaaaagtggaaaaacaggCAAATATTGATCTGTCCTGATGGAGTGAGTCTGTTATATTAATAGAGTGCATTATGGCTTGTTTTTTTAGCCTTAGAGTTCCCGGTAGAGTAACTTACTACACGCCACACAAAATAAAGACTCAGAAGTCTTGTTTATCTCTGTGGTTGTTAAGAGAGCCCTCTTTCAAATGTGAATTGAGAACAAAGCCACAGTTGGTTTATCTCTCTTCCTTCTCAGAGGAAGTGGACTAACTCCAGGATGAGCttggaggagctgaggggaaaGTCCCCTCCTGTTAGGGTAACAACACCCCTTCTGTTTTTTGAATCTGCACTAGACAAGATTCTCATGTAAACATCCAGCCATCCCATCAGATGAAACATTTACTATTTGCCCTGTGATTAGTGGAGGAGAAGCTATCCATCCTGAACCCCTGCCAGAGTagagaaattaaacatttgtcacacttttatttttttatttttttttatttttttgtaccagcgctttgggtgcatgaaaagcgctttataaatcaaatagaaaaaaaaaaaagtcacataaaGTCACATAAACTCTAAGTTAGGGTTAGGCACAGTTCTGATAGATAAGGTTGGGGTAAGGGGATATGGAATGCGATATATCAATTATATATATCCTTTGGGATCATCTCATGAACCACGGACACACAACTTTCACTTTTTAagaattttgaagaaaaaaattcttacCAGCATGAGTCTTCTTCCCCTGTATCCTTGAGGGAAGGGTCACAGTAGGACACCCACTTGGAGAAGACAACCACCCATTACTTTGGGCTGTAGGGTGCTGGGTCACAGCTGCTTGTGTGGTGTCACTGGTAACAGGGCAAGAGAAGGAGGCAATCCTTTGTAAGATTGAGCCTACACTTTCTCTGGCATCAACGGCACTATTCTTCAAAGACCGAATGGCTCCGGGGCTTGAAGGGTTTGAAGAGCTGTAAGGGCCATGCAGGATGGGGAACATCTGATTAATTTGGGGCCCTGAGACAGCCTCCAGCTGAGGGCTCTGTGCTGAAGTCAGGGGGATAGGAGAGCAACTCATCCCTGTGACAGGGATTGAGCCCTGCAAACGAGTTGGGGGACATttggagaaagacaaaaagggaTTGGGCAGGGTGTCAGAAGAACCGTCCAGGCTGCTGAGAGAGGCTGAAGGGCTGGCTGACGTGGGTGGTGGGCTGGTGTGGTACTGGAGATCTCCTGTGCTCCTTGGATGAGGCTTGGGAGGGTTGGCTTTCATGGCAGAGTTTTTTGAGGTGCTGCTTACCAAGTTGTCCAGATCCAAGGGAAACTTGTTGAGACGTGGTATCTCTTTGACCTTAGGCTGGGGGGCCTTGGGGACAGTGGGGCTTTGTTGCTGGCACGGGTTTTTGGAGCCACAGTTGCCTTCCACCCCAAAAGAAGTGTCATTATGAAGATGACCATTCCAGGTGACATTGGCATACCTCAACCCTGGAGACACCCTGCCCCCACCTCTTTGCATACCCACTatacctcctcctccatcacgaATTTGGAGGTCCAGGCTAGGCATGGACCCATGGTTAACCCCCAGAGGCTGTGGAACGCCCAGCATCATCCCTGGTCCCTTGTCCATTTCGGTAGGGAAAACACTCCCATGGGAGGAGAACTTCTTCAGCCTGTGGTTAATTATTAAGTTTGCATCTCCACCCAGGTGCTGTTGTGGGAGTTTGGGCTGGGTTCGGTGGTACTCCACCTGAGATGGAGGGTTAGGGTATGACCCAAGCTTTGAAAGAGGGAGGGCACCGCCACCCCCTCCAGAGTACTCAAGGCTGGACGTGGAGCTGTGAAGGCTGTCGTTGTCACTGCTGGGCCCAGACAACATGGAGTAACTGTTGGGATTTAATCTGCTCTGGAAGGATGAGGCTCTGGTCACAGAGGAGCCGTTATGGTGGATGGTTTGCTTGTTCATGGTTCCTCTGTTGAAGGACAGGCTGCTGACTACTGTACGGGACTTGAGGACTGGGCTGGGACTGGAACCAAGGCTTATGCAGGAGTGATGGGCTGAAGAGcccaggttgttgttgttgttgttgaaggcTAATGAAGGGGATTGACCATCTCCCCCTTGCCCCTCTGTGGCTTTATTGTGATTAAGGAagaagtgggaggaagagggggttATTGGTGTGGAGATAGGGGAAGTCGAGGAGAAGGATGGTATGTCGTCCACATCTTCAATTTCGAAGGATCGCTTCAGAGCTGCAggtgtgaagaaagaaaacataagtCATTAACAAAATGGCTCACTTAAACTAAAACCTAACAGTCAAGTGTATAATGTGCAGTAtattatattcatgtttttttgataCTGTCCAGTTGTTGAAGCTGAAGGCAATATGTAGTCAGAAAGTGATGGATATCTAATATACTCTACCATTCACATGTCTCCTGCTAATCTACAGCTACTATTTCCTGCTCCCACTGAATATACAGTAGCATGTGACCAGACATTTCTGATCTACCCTCGGGGGAGGGGAAAATTTTACGTTTTGTATCCTATGGTGGAGCATGGTGGAGCAACTGCAATCGATGTTTACAATGAACGATTTAGGTCAATCACTTTATCGCTCGTCTTATCTTTCTCTTTCAAATTCAACTAACCTGGCTGTTTGTTTACAACCTGTCTGATCATCTGACTGATCATGGTTCTTAACTAATAGGATCTAATTTCAATGTTGTCACCATCTTCTGAGACCTTAACAATAAACGTGATTAGTACAATGTAATTATCAATGATGGAAATGAAGGCAAGACCTAATAATAAACTatcaaaattttatttaaacacacagagatCAATCTTGGATTGCATGCACCAACCACTTAACTTCATCAACATTTAACCTTTACAAGACGCCTGCCTGAAGCAGACTGCTACAACTTCCAAGGGCAGCGACACATGAGCCTGTCTAAAGACAGTCTGATTTGACATCAGTGGCTACAATAGATTCTTGCCAGGTTATGAAACAACAGGATACACCAAACACGAGAtagtgttgagcatctaaccCTGTGAGTAGAATAAGTACACTGAAGCAACACAGCACAACTGTAGATTGCTGGACTAACCAACAGCAACCCAAAAAAGGTCCCTCCCTTAGTTTGCCGGTACTGAAGGGCACAGAGACAAATTCAGTACAAAACTGCAGGCACTGGCTCTTAACCTCAGTAAACAGGTCAAAAAATCTTGGAGTTGTCTTTGACTATGATTTTAGCTTTGAACTCATAACGCtaacaaacataacaaaaacaaaacacattgcCAGAGTGCGACCATTGAACTACTACAGAATGCAGCCGCATGTGTGTTGACCAAGACCAGAAAGGGAGCACACATTACACCCATTTTAAAGTCTCTGCACTGGCTACCAGTCCATATACTGGTTTTTAAAGCTCGCAATGGTCTTGGTCCATCTTATCTATCAGATTTGCTTTTAAATTATGAGCCATCTAGAACCCTCAGGTCTTCTGGTAGTGgccttttaattatttctaaAGTTAAAACTAAAACCCACGGCAAGGCGTCTTTTTACTTCTATGGCCCTCGTCTCTGGAACAGCCTTCCTTTTAGCCTTTTCTACTATTTAATATATATAGGCTtaatttaattacttttttaattttcttattaattttcatgtattttattaaCCCTAATGTCAACCCTACAATTAACACTAATACAACTATTCTCTGTGAATTGCATTATTCTATCctcttatatgtatatatgtgtatatatttatttatttctattctattcactTTTTTGAGTTTGAGTCTTTCTTTTAGATCTGCCTCTAGTGTTTCCTCATTGTAAATAGGCGAGACAGCATTTCCCTGggttcctcattcctgtatttAATTTTTACTGCTCTATCAAGCCTTGCATCATATGTTTTCTTGTGAGTAAATgtgagttttttctctgtgaaacacttcgtgttggattttatttacatgtgaagcactttgctgtttgttgtgttgtttgtatgaaaagtgctatatataCAAGTCCAATTAATTGATCAGCCTTAACATACCATGGAATTGTTAATGTAACTGGTAATAGCATAGCATACTATGGTGTCCTGGGTCCCAAGTTACCGTAGTCACTATGGCGTTATATCCATGTTATACAGCCTTCCTTTTAGCCTTTTCTACTATTTAATATATATAGGCTtaatttaattacttttttaattttcttattaattttcatgtattttattaaCCCTAATGTCAACCCTACAATTAACACTAATACAACTATTCTCTGTGAATTGCATTATTCTATCctcttatatgtatatatgtgtatatatttatttatttctattctattcactTTTTTGAGTTTGAGTCTTTCTTTTAGATCTGCCTCTAGTGTTTCCTCATTGTAAATAGGCGAGACAGCATTTCCCTGggttcctcattcctgtatttAATTTTTACTGCTCTATCAAGCCTTGCATCATATGTTTTCTTGTGAGTAAATgtgagttttttctctgtgaaacacttcgtgttggattttatttacatgtgaagcactttgctgtttgttgtgttgtttgtatgaaaagtgctatatataCAAGTCCAATTAATTGATCAGCCTTAACATACCATGGAATTGTTAATGTAACTGGTAATAGCATAGCATACTATGGTGTCCTGGGTCCCAAGTTACCATAGTCACTATGGCGTTATATCCATGTCTCTTTACTGAGCAAGCAACTTTTTAAACGGAGCACAGGGAAATGTATTGTGCAAGCacaaaattataaattgaagggaaatgatatgcaacaaaaaataattttgttcgAGTCTGTTCTCGCTCAACTTTGCCTGCACACATGCTCAACAGCACAATAGTGTTAGGTTTGTGCCACaaaatcaaccaatcagagaaggtcaatcctgattggctgtttggtccaatcacaactttTCCACAAGAAGTGTGAATGCTTTGCCTTCCATGCTGCAGTGCTTCTCACCATTTAAGGCTTTATTTATAGGAAAATTGTGGTGTTTAGTTAAACTTATATTTATTGGTTATGTTCTTGGTCACAGGTATTACTTTGTATCAGAGATACGTAGGTGCAAATTCCAAGAAGTATTATGTTTGGATTACTTTGGCACTATGGGCTCATTATATGCCCCCTTCTTGCAACTCACCAACCCACCCAATCCTTCTCATGGTGTGTCATGTTGCAATGTAACACAAAACCTCACTGGACGCCCTGACTGAACATCTGACCTCAATCcatcctttgtgtgtgtgtgtgtttgttcaggaaaggaaagggacaCTGTTCCCATATAAAGGCAAGTGGCTTATGGCGTTATATTTGTGTCTCTGACCCTGTGTGTTGTATGACCAGACAATTGacccagtgacacacacacaccaacacaagtGTCTTTGTCTACAAATGTGCATTCACATCCTGTTATTATTACTCGAtactgaatgaataaaaaacagaggtaaaaaagagagaatattGGACTTAGACACAaaccagacacaaacacaatgttggACTGCTGGATACGAAAATAAATTGTGGGCTTTACTAAAAGCATTTGGAAATCATCAGAAAAGGACAGAGGAATAGTCCCACAATGCCAGGCCTGAATCGACCTCTGGCTAGGCCAAAGCATCGGAGTCTTTGGAGCATCTTGGTTGAAAACACAGATACAATGGTTGGACATCAGTTGGTTGAAACGTGAACGCCAGCCAGCCAGTAACACAGACACTGTCTTAGTGACATCTAGGGATAATGTAAAGG from the Scophthalmus maximus strain ysfricsl-2021 chromosome 17, ASM2237912v1, whole genome shotgun sequence genome contains:
- the sept12 gene encoding uncharacterized protein sept12 isoform X1, producing the protein MSELSVNEHLEGILSDFEALKRSFEIEDVDDIPSFSSTSPISTPITPSSSHFFLNHNKATEGQGGDGQSPSLAFNNNNNNLGSSAHHSCISLGSSPSPVLKSRTVVSSLSFNRGTMNKQTIHHNGSSVTRASSFQSRLNPNSYSMLSGPSSDNDSLHSSTSSLEYSGGGGGALPLSKLGSYPNPPSQVEYHRTQPKLPQQHLGGDANLIINHRLKKFSSHGSVFPTEMDKGPGMMLGVPQPLGVNHGSMPSLDLQIRDGGGGIVGMQRGGGRVSPGLRYANVTWNGHLHNDTSFGVEGNCGSKNPCQQQSPTVPKAPQPKVKEIPRLNKFPLDLDNLVSSTSKNSAMKANPPKPHPRSTGDLQYHTSPPPTSASPSASLSSLDGSSDTLPNPFLSFSKCPPTRLQGSIPVTGMSCSPIPLTSAQSPQLEAVSGPQINQMFPILHGPYSSSNPSSPGAIRSLKNSAVDARESVGSILQRIASFSCPVTSDTTQAAVTQHPTAQSNGWLSSPSGCPTVTLPSRIQGKKTHADTAGELETEPLTPMEEREEKERGIMGQEQKDEGKSEAQLASTNTQNSTSEKEEHCVEFCPVKKEEKRKEKGMEEGEMKKELEMELQLCQSLPGQQMSFIRGTDLFGYVGIEAVLDQMRRKTMKAGFEFNIMVVGQSGLGKSTLVNTLFKSKVSRKSCMPNYAEEISKTVRLHSVSHVIEEKGVKMKLTVIDTPGFGDQINNENCWEPIVKYVTEQYEKYLREELHVNRKKRIPDSRVHCCVYFLPATGHRLRPIDIEFMKRLGKIVSIVPVIAKADTLTIDERQEFKERIRQDLASNGIQVYPQKEYDEDPEEHLINDRIRESIPFAVVGTDKEHQVNGNKVLGRKTKWGIIEVENVAHCEFANLRDLLIRSHLQDLKDVTHNIHYETYRVRRLNESNWRLSPGPLENGAADRCESDSHL